The DNA sequence GACGATGAGGAGACGGCCATCGGCGCCAGCCCGCCCATGCTGGAGGTGTTCCGCATGGTGGGCCGGGTGGCGGGGAGCGCCGCCACGGTACTGGTGCTGGGGCAGAGCGGAACGGGCAAGGAGCTGGTGGCGCGCGCCATCCACCGCAACAGCCCCCGCTCGCCGGGGCCGTTCGTGGCCATCAACTGCGCGGCCATCCCCGAAAACCTGCTGGAATCGGAGCTGTTCGGCCACGAGAAGGGCGCCTTTACCGGCGCCATCGCCCGCAAGGTGGGCCGCTTCGAGCGGGCGCACGGCGGTACGCTCTTCCTGGACGAGATCGGCGACATGTCGCTGCCGCTGCAGAGCAAGATCCTGCGGGCCCTCCAGGAGCGGGAGATCGAGCGGGTAGGCGGCGAAGGGCGGATTCCCGTGGACGTTCGCGTGGTGGCGGCCACGCACCGCGACCTGCGCTCGGCCATCGCGGACGGGGCGTTTCGCGAGGACCTGTACTTTCGCCTGGCCGTGGTGACGCTGAACCTTCCCCGGCTGGCGGACCGCGGCACCGACCTGGACCTGCTGATCCGCTTCTTCGTCGCCCGCTACGCCGTGCGCTACGGGCGCCCCCTGCGCGGCGTCAGCCGCACGGTGATGGACCTGCTGCATCGCCATCCCTGGCCCGGCAACGTGCGCGAGCTGAAGAACGTGCTGGAGCGGGCCGTGCTCCTGGCCCGGGGCCCGGTCCTGCTTCCCGAGCACCTTCCCCTGGACCAGCTTCGCAGCCACACCGGCGATCCAGCCGCGGAGAACGCGTCCCCCCTCCCGGGCTACGCGCCCGAGATGTCGATGGCCCAGGTGGAGGCGCTGCACATTCGCGAGGTGCTGCGCCTGGTGCGCGGCCACCTGGGGCGCGCCTCGGAGGTGCTCGGCTTTCACCGCAACACGCTCACGCGCAAGATCCGGGAATACGAGCTGGAGGATGCCGTCCGGGCGTGACCTCGTGGGATGCGGAACGAGGACCCCGCTTTTTGGTGGGGCCTGCCCCTTTTTTGTGCAGACCGGTAGTCGACGGTTTGGCGCAGGCGCGCGCAAGTTGAGCAATGACGCGGACTTGCACGCTTTCGCGCCCGGGCACGGCCCGTGCAAACACAGGCACCATCTCCGATCCGCATATCCACCGACAGGAGCCCATCCGTGACCGCTCGCCGCACGCTCGCCCTTGCCGCCGCCCTCTTCGCGCTGGCCGGGTGCTCTGATTCTTCTCAGCCCATGCTGTCGACCCCGGCGCCCGCCGCCGAGTCGCTTACCGGAACCGTCAGCGTCAACGGCCTGCTGCAGTTCGCGGGTACGCCCAGCCTGGTGGGCACGCGCCACGCCGAGAAGCGGATCATCGCGGCCCAGGGCGGCTTCGTGGAGCTGAACGGCTTCCGCGTCGACATTCCCGCGGGCGCGCTGCCGGCAGACACCACGGTGACCATCGACCTGCCCGCCGACGAGCTGCTGGCCAAGCGCCTGGTGGCCGAGTTCGGGCCCCACGGCGTGCAGTTCAACACCCCCGTCACGCTGACCTTTCCGCTCGGCGGCGTGCTGTGGAACGGCAACCCCGTCGAGGTGGCGCGCTGGGAGAACGGCGCATGGACCTCGCTGGGCGGGAGCGTGAACGCCCTGGGCACCGCGCTGTCGGGAACCACCCCGCGCTTCAGCACCTACGGGGGCAAGTACGTGCTGGCGGGCGGCTGAGCTGACGCCCTTTCGACCGCTCCAGCAGTCCTCATGAGCAAGCAGTCTCCGCCCCACCTGCTGGTGGAGCGCGCGCTCGCGCTCGTTCCCGACTACGAGGATTTCCTCCCCCTGAGCGACGCGCTGATCGTCGCATCGCGGGTGGACGCCGACAAGGTCTGGGCGCGCTCGGGCGGGTACGCCACCGTAGGCAAGCGCGTGGTCGACACCGACCGCGTGGAAAAGCTCATGCAGGTGGTCCTGGAAAAGAACCAGGAGCGCCTGCGTGAGCTTTTCGGGCTGGTGCTCGATGCGGTGCGCGAGCAGCAGGCGGGGAACCCCGCGGCCGCCGCCGGCCTGCTCATCCGCGCCGGCGAACTGGAAGAAGCCGAGGGGCGGCTGGACAAGGCCGACCGCGTGTACCGGCAGGCGCTGGACATCGCGCGCGACCTGCGGGCGAAGGACACGCACGCGCTGGCGCTGCGCCGGCTGGGCCGCACCGCGCGGACCGCCGGGCGGCTGGACGAGGCGCGCACCTGGTACGAGCAGAGCTATCACCTGGCGCTGGACGGGATGGATGCCGTGGGCCAGGTGATCGCCTGCCAAGGGCTGGGCAACGTCTGCGACGACCGCGGGGAGCGCGACCGCGCGCGGCAGTGGTGGGAGGCGGGGCTGGAGATGGCCGCCGGGCTGAACGCGCCGGAGCTGGAGTGGCCCCTGTTCGCCAACCTGTCCGTGCTCGCCATGCTGCAGGGCAACCTCCCCGAGGCCGAGCGGCTGCTGGGGCGGGCCCGCGAGCGGATGGAGGCGGGCGACGTTCCCGGCGGGCACATCTACTGGCTGAACAACCGGGGCCTCCTGCTGCTGGAGTACGGAGACGCGGCGGGGGCCGAGACCATCTTCCGCGAGGCGCTGGCCGAGGCCGAGGGAAGCTGGAAATTGACCATGCGGGTGAACCTGGGCGAGTCGCTGCTGCGGCAGGGCCGGCTGCTGGAGGCCGAGGACGAGGCCCGCCGCGCGGAGGAGATCGCCATCGTCCAGCGGCTCATCACCGACCTGGTGGACGTGTACTCGCTGCTGGGCTCCATCGCCCGCGAGCGGTGCGACGACGAGGGATTCGTCTTCTACGAGCAGGCGCTGCGCGTGTGCCACGAACGCGGCCTGCCGCGCAAGACCGAGGCGGCCATCCTTCACGGCAACGGACGCTTTCACCTGGCCTGCGCCCGCGACGAGGAAGGGCGCGCGTACCTGGAAGCCGCGCGCGAGATCTACCGCGAGCTGGGCTTTGCGCAGGAGCTGGCGCGGGTGGAGGCCGACATGGCGCGCCTGGTGCCCGAGCCGGTCTGATCAGCGGCGTCGGGCAGGGGAAAAGCAAAGGGGAGCCGCGGGCGCGGCTCCCCTTCGTGCGTCTGCGTTCCGTTGGCCCCGGCTTCGCTCAGCGGGGGTCCTGGACAGCGCGCTCTACGTCGCGGAGCAGTTCCTTCGCGCGCTTGCCGGAGCGCGCCACCATCTGTTCGCGCCGGCCTGCCGCGTCGGTGATGGTGATCGTGATCACATCCCGGTGCACCCGGTGACGCGAGGCGCGCGTCTCCCAGGCCACGACCGCCACGGTGAGGAGTCCCGCGGCGATGCTTCCGTACCCGACTACGTCATCGATCAGCATTCTGTACCTCCGCGTGAGCAAGATAAACGCAGCCAGCGCCTACAAGGATCGTTCCGGCTAAGGCCTGGAGCGAGGTCGTGAAGATGGCC is a window from the Longimicrobium sp. genome containing:
- a CDS encoding tetratricopeptide repeat protein, translated to MSKQSPPHLLVERALALVPDYEDFLPLSDALIVASRVDADKVWARSGGYATVGKRVVDTDRVEKLMQVVLEKNQERLRELFGLVLDAVREQQAGNPAAAAGLLIRAGELEEAEGRLDKADRVYRQALDIARDLRAKDTHALALRRLGRTARTAGRLDEARTWYEQSYHLALDGMDAVGQVIACQGLGNVCDDRGERDRARQWWEAGLEMAAGLNAPELEWPLFANLSVLAMLQGNLPEAERLLGRARERMEAGDVPGGHIYWLNNRGLLLLEYGDAAGAETIFREALAEAEGSWKLTMRVNLGESLLRQGRLLEAEDEARRAEEIAIVQRLITDLVDVYSLLGSIARERCDDEGFVFYEQALRVCHERGLPRKTEAAILHGNGRFHLACARDEEGRAYLEAAREIYRELGFAQELARVEADMARLVPEPV
- a CDS encoding sigma-54 dependent transcriptional regulator; protein product: MPAFLVIDAAPETLAAAREAAGGRVDVRAAASLGEGLEMLRARKWDAVLLSLDFEAADLALVSRLAESGVQPNSVVLTSSRPTMQAMVESSRLGVLGLIAAPVNADELAALLREVFAGEDVVSLPPADAPADDEETAIGASPPMLEVFRMVGRVAGSAATVLVLGQSGTGKELVARAIHRNSPRSPGPFVAINCAAIPENLLESELFGHEKGAFTGAIARKVGRFERAHGGTLFLDEIGDMSLPLQSKILRALQEREIERVGGEGRIPVDVRVVAATHRDLRSAIADGAFREDLYFRLAVVTLNLPRLADRGTDLDLLIRFFVARYAVRYGRPLRGVSRTVMDLLHRHPWPGNVRELKNVLERAVLLARGPVLLPEHLPLDQLRSHTGDPAAENASPLPGYAPEMSMAQVEALHIREVLRLVRGHLGRASEVLGFHRNTLTRKIREYELEDAVRA